Proteins co-encoded in one Acipenser ruthenus chromosome 3, fAciRut3.2 maternal haplotype, whole genome shotgun sequence genomic window:
- the LOC131730686 gene encoding inactive ubiquitin thioesterase OTULINL-like, which translates to MDESSEYKMYEAEKFLMLYLAIEMFEGMRHGQDVPNFCAILFSRDTSLDPFSFMLNHLNTIGDSGYLEQIEMFLPGYTLQLQMQTFRLYKYDTEEFEVSFTDVCGRDWHKITLLTEDDRHYNIPVTHQ; encoded by the exons ATGGATGAATCAAGCGAGTACAAGATGTACGAGGCAGAGAAATTCCTCATGCTCTACCTGGCCATTGAGATGTTTGAGGGCATGAGACACGGGCAAGATGTCCCCAATTTCTGTGCAATCCTTTTCTCAAGGGACACATCTTTAGACCCTTTTAGCTTCATGCTAAATCACCTGAACACCATTGGTGACTCTGGTTACCTTGAGCAG aTTGAGATGTTTCTTCCTGGATACACATTACAGCTGCAAATGCAAACCTTCAGACTGTACAAGTATGACACAGAGGAATTTGAAGTTAGTTTCACTGATGTATGTGGGAGGGACTGGCACAAGATCACCCTCCTGACAGAGGACGACAGACATTATAACATACCTGTTACCCACCAATAG